The Candidatus Zixiibacteriota bacterium genome has a window encoding:
- a CDS encoding aldo/keto reductase family protein, translated as MKYRRLGKYGIKVSEISLGAWLTFGNSVDAKRTAEIVHAAVDAGVNYLDLADIYARGEAEKVVGQAIRGMTRSNLVISSKLYWPMSDNVNDRCLSRKHIMESIDKSLARIGTDYLDLYFCHRFDKETQVEETVRAMSDLVAQGKILYWGTSVWEADQIERAVGDARTLHGYLPAVEQPRYNMLDRHIEESILPTCAYHGMGLVVWSPLAQGIMTGKYNDGVPKGSRAADTMWLAGHLSEENLAKVRKLTSLARRAGLSIAQMSLAWVLRRPEISAAIVGATSVEQLQENLGASDVEMSADLIEEIDLILGTPPSSRFKF; from the coding sequence ATGAAATACCGCCGCCTCGGAAAGTACGGCATCAAGGTCTCCGAAATCTCGCTCGGCGCCTGGTTGACATTTGGAAACTCGGTCGATGCCAAGCGCACTGCGGAAATTGTCCACGCGGCGGTAGACGCCGGCGTGAACTATCTCGACCTCGCTGACATCTATGCCCGGGGCGAGGCGGAGAAAGTGGTCGGGCAGGCCATCCGGGGAATGACCCGCTCCAACCTGGTCATCTCCAGCAAACTCTATTGGCCGATGAGCGACAATGTCAACGACCGCTGCCTCAGCCGCAAACATATCATGGAGTCGATCGACAAATCGCTCGCCCGGATCGGCACCGACTATCTCGATCTGTACTTCTGCCATAGGTTTGACAAGGAAACGCAGGTAGAAGAAACCGTCCGGGCGATGTCCGACCTGGTGGCGCAGGGAAAAATACTCTACTGGGGGACTTCGGTCTGGGAGGCGGATCAGATCGAACGGGCGGTCGGCGACGCACGCACGCTGCACGGCTATCTCCCCGCGGTGGAACAACCACGCTACAACATGCTCGACCGGCATATCGAGGAATCCATCCTGCCTACCTGCGCCTATCATGGCATGGGGCTGGTGGTTTGGTCGCCGCTGGCGCAGGGGATAATGACCGGAAAGTACAACGACGGCGTCCCGAAAGGTTCGCGCGCCGCCGATACGATGTGGCTGGCCGGGCATCTCAGTGAGGAGAACCTGGCCAAAGTCAGGAAACTGACCTCACTGGCCAGGCGAGCGGGGCTCAGTATCGCCCAGATGTCGCTGGCCTGGGTTCTGCGGAGACCCGAAATCAGTGCCGCCATAGTGGGCGCTACCTCTGTGGAGCAACTGCAGGAGAATCTGGGCGCTTCCGATGTCGAAATGTCGGCTGACCTGATTGAGGAAATCGATCTGATCCTCGGCACACCGCCCAGCAGCCGGTTCAAGTTCTAA
- a CDS encoding IS110 family transposase, giving the protein GKSKMTANVACMRKLITILNAMLAKNQYWEPKMA; this is encoded by the coding sequence CGGCAAATCAAAGATGACCGCTAACGTGGCCTGCATGCGCAAGCTCATCACCATCCTCAACGCCATGCTCGCCAAAAACCAATACTGGGAACCAAAAATGGCTTGA
- a CDS encoding DinB family protein, whose product MYHTIDEFVQGWTYESSATQKQMDQLTDKSLGQCVVDGHRSLGRIAWHIATTIPEMMSHTGLKLTSVDFKAPVPRSASEIAKAYAALSLELLEQVKRNWNDASLQVEDNMYGEMWKRGNSLLILIKHEVHHRGQMTVLMRQAGLKVLGFYGPAKEEWVNYGAPAPEI is encoded by the coding sequence ATGTATCACACAATCGATGAATTCGTGCAGGGCTGGACCTATGAATCATCCGCCACTCAGAAGCAAATGGACCAGCTAACCGACAAGTCGCTCGGGCAGTGCGTTGTCGACGGACACCGGAGTCTGGGTCGAATCGCCTGGCACATTGCGACGACTATCCCGGAGATGATGTCCCACACCGGTCTGAAACTGACGTCGGTCGATTTCAAAGCCCCGGTGCCCCGGAGCGCGTCGGAAATCGCCAAGGCGTATGCGGCGCTGTCACTCGAACTGCTCGAACAGGTGAAACGCAACTGGAATGACGCCTCGCTGCAGGTCGAGGACAACATGTATGGCGAGATGTGGAAACGCGGCAACTCGCTGCTCATTCTCATCAAGCACGAGGTGCATCATCGGGGTCAGATGACCGTGCTCATGCGCCAGGCCGGTCTCAAGGTCCTCGGTTTTTATGGCCCGGCCAAAGAGGAGTGGGTAAACTACGGGGCCCCGGCGCCGGAGATCTGA